A window from Carassius gibelio isolate Cgi1373 ecotype wild population from Czech Republic chromosome B3, carGib1.2-hapl.c, whole genome shotgun sequence encodes these proteins:
- the LOC127952771 gene encoding gastrula zinc finger protein XlCGF8.2DB-like: MAFIKQESDDLRIAEVFSLKHEDTEEQTDLMAIKEESQELKETEEKAQYERHDFFVVKNPIPYETDSVQKTKPPSYLTCHECGKCFTLKVNLNEHMKIHAQEKLFTCQHCGKSFTRKESLDEHEIFHTGGKPFTCDQCGKSYRYKDTLKAHMRIHTGEKPFTCQHCGKSFTVKGNLKQHMNTHTREKLFTCHHCEKSFFTSETLNQHITIHSEKPFTCDQCGKSYKYEERLKSHMRVHTGEKSLQGYKGERSGPSRFECDQCGESFSCKVSLYTHVRLHTTAKAFTCELCGDSFLQNGNLKSHMRIHTREKRLEWKEIQT, translated from the exons ATGGCGTTTATTAAACAGGAGAGTGACGACCTGAGGATTGCAGAAGTGTTCAGTCTGAAACATGAAGACACTGAGGAACAAACTG ACCTGATGGCAATAAAAGAAGAGAGTCAAGAACTGAAAGAAACCGAAGAGAAAGCTCAATATGAGAGACATGATTTCTTTGTTGTCAAAAACCCCATACCATATGAAACCGATTCGGTTCAGAAGACCAAACCTCCCAGTTACCTAACATGCCATGAATGTGGAAAGTGTTTCACATTAAAAGTAAACCTTAACGAACACATGAAAATTCACGCTCAGGAGAAGCTGTTCACATGCCAAcactgtggaaagagtttcacacgaAAAGAAAGCCTTGATGAACATGAGATCTTCCACACCGGAGGAAAGCCTTTcacttgtgatcagtgtgggaagagttacAGATATAAAGACACTCTTAAAgctcacatgagaattcacaccggagagaagccctTCACATGCCAAcactgtggaaagagtttcacagtAAAAGGAAACCTTAAACAACACATGAACACTCACACCAGAGAGAAGCTGTTCACATGCCATCACTGTGAAAAGAGTTTCTTTACAAGTGAAACCCTTAATCAACACATAACCATCCATTCAGAGAAGCcattcacatgtgatcagtgtgggaagagttacAAATACGAAGAAAGACTCAAGtcccacatgagagttcacaccggagagaagtcGTTACAGGGCTACAAGGGTGAACGTTCAGGACCGAGCAGGTTTGAGTGTGATCAGTGTGGAGAGAGTTTCAGCTGTAAAGTGAGCCTCTACACTCACGTGAGACTTCATACTACAGCCAAGGCTTTCACCTGCGAACTGTGTGGAGATAGCTTTTTACAAAACGGAAATCTTAAGTcccacatgaggattcacactaGAGAGAAGCGCTTAGAGTGGAAAGAGATTCAGACGTAA
- the LOC127952765 gene encoding gastrula zinc finger protein XlCGF57.1: MAFIKEESEDFRIEEVFSLKQEEMEEQTDLLVLKEENQDPNAIEKTDQYENNHVLITGKKYTQTKTTSLRKSAQKTKSTSSFTCHHCGKSFDEKQNLQTHMRVHTGERPFPCQQCGKSFAQQGSLKNHMRTHTGEKPFNCQQCGKSFPHEAALKSHMRIHTGEKPFTCQQCGNSFSHKSNLKRHMRIHSGEKPFTCQQCGKSFSQKVKIQSHMRIHTGEKPYTCHLCGKGFTQKSTLPSHMNIHTGAKPYTCEQCGKSFPGKQNLKIHMRRHTGEKPYSCKYCGKNFTNASSCKYHMRVHTGQNVFTCDLCGKRLTTELSLECHKLRHTAIKPFECVQCGKCFRSLIRYDSHMKTHSAEECAQCGKSFKNKRNLNVHIKKQHIQEKPLGRASHK, encoded by the exons ATggcgtttattaaagaggagagtgaagacttCAGGATTGAAGAAGTGTTCAGTCTGAAACAAGAAGAGAtggaggaacaaacag ACCTGCTGGTGCTGAAAGAGGAGAATCAAGATCCAAATGCAATAGAAAAGACAGATCAGTATGAGAATAACCATGTTTTAATAACTGGTAAAAAATACACGCAGACTAAAACAACATCTTTACGAAAAAGCGCTCAGAAAACTAAATCTACCAGCTCTTTCACCTGCCAtcactgtggaaagagtttcgatgaaaaacaaaatcttcaaacgcacatgagagttcacactggagagagaccatttccctgccaacagtgtggaaagagcttcgcTCAACAAGGATCCCTCAAAAATCACATGAGAACTCACacaggagagaagcctttcaactgccaacagtgtggaaagagtttccctCATGAAGCAGCTCTTAAAagtcacatgagaattcacacaggagagaaaccatttacctgccaacagtgtggaaacagTTTCAGTCATAAATCAAACCTTAAAAGGCACATGAGAATTCATTcgggagagaagcctttcacctgtcaacagtgtggaaagagtttcagtcaaaaagtaaaaattcaaagtcacatgagaattcacactggagagaaaccttacacctgccaTCTGTGTGGAAAGGGTTTCACACAGAAAAGCACCCTTCCTTCCCACATGAACATTCACACTGGAGCAAAACCTTATACATGtgaacagtgtggaaagagtttccctGGAAAACAAAACCTCAAAATCCACATGAGAcgtcacactggagagaagccttactcTTGCAAGTATTGTGGAAAGAATTTCACAAATGCATCCTCCTGTAAAtaccacatgagagttcacactggacaGAATGTGTTCACATGTGATCTTTGCGGAAAGAGACTCACAACAGAATTAAGCCTTGAGTGTCACAAGCTCAGGCACACTGCAATAAAACCCTTCGAATGTGttcagtgtggaaagtgtttcagAAGTCTGATAAGATATGATAGCCACATGAAGACTCATTCGGCAGAGGAATgtgctcagtgtggaaagagtttcaagaATAAACGTAACCTCAATGTTcatattaaaaaacaacacattCAAGAGAAGCCTCTGGGAAGAGCTTCCCACAAATAA